One window of Triticum dicoccoides isolate Atlit2015 ecotype Zavitan chromosome 5A, WEW_v2.0, whole genome shotgun sequence genomic DNA carries:
- the LOC119301975 gene encoding uncharacterized protein LOC119301975 isoform X2 yields MSSNDHAHDMSLNDPVHDMSSTDPAADRAAARDRSVARWRNGVSARIALFQDAFSAGRATSSVPANTLFVGGGYFPVVSAAYSSVRRQQRMRKRKFRKWVSSDSRSAFSRRSELQDSLDGCECEQPNYQVMCTLRVSSARGSRRPHAPPKVPPCHHEWMPVRPAFPDWYAIFSCCCNNFINCDLRHLPADYHQYLQENEVKVSTVESYPMNNGGCTSRSINSSSCKSCLILAELNLCDISDHFCISRQINTQPPSTGKMLHVFFFLLRKNVV; encoded by the exons ATGAGCTCAAATGATCATGCCCACGATATGAGCTTAAATGATCCTGTCCATGATATGAGCTCAACTGATCCTGCCGCGGATCGTGCTGCTGCACGTGACCGTTCTGTGGCTCGGTGGCGCAACGGAGTCTCAGCGCGAATCGCACTGTTTCAGG ATGCGTTTAGTGCCGGGCGTGCTACTTCCTCTGTCCCTGCAAACACGCTGTTTGTAG GTGGCGGTTACTTCCCGGTTGTCTCAGCTGCTTATAGCAGCGTTAGGCGTCAACAGCGAATGCGAAAGAGAAAGTTCCGTAAATGGGTTTCTTCAG ACAGCAGGTCGGCTTTCTCTCGCCGCTCTGAACTGCAGGACTCGCTGGATGGATGTGAATGTGAGCAACCAAACTATCAG GTTATGTGCACATTGAGAGTTTCTTCTGCTCGTGGCAGCCGTCGTCCACATGCTCCTCCTAAAGTTCCTCCTTGTCACCACGAGTGGATGCCGGTGAGGCCAGCCTTCCCGGACTGGTATG CTATCTTCTCATGCTGCTGCAACAACTTCATAAATTGTGACTTGAGACACCTCCCTGCGGATTACCATCAATACTTACAAGAAAATGAGGTGAAAGTGAGTACAGTTGAAAGCTACCCTATGAATAATGGAGGATGCACCAGCAGGTCAATTAACTCCTCATCCTGCAAATCATGCCTGATCTTAGCTGAACTAAATCTTTGTGATATTAGCGACCACTTTTGTATTTCAAGACAAATCAACACCCAACCACCATCCACGGGTAAAATGTTgcatgttttcttttttcttttgaggaAGAATGTGGTATAA
- the LOC119301975 gene encoding uncharacterized protein LOC119301975 isoform X4, with the protein MSSNDHAHDMSLNDPVHDMSSTDPAADRAAARDRSVARWRNGVSARIALFQDSRSAFSRRSELQDSLDGCECEQPNYQVRFLWHITMRKPTTWIANYLRRVMCTLRVSSARGSRRPHAPPKVPPCHHEWMPVRPAFPDWYAIFSCCCNNFINCDLRHLPADYHQYLQENEVKVSTVESYPMNNGGCTSRSINSSSCKSCLILAELNLCDISDHFCISRQINTQPPSTGKMLHVFFFLLRKNVV; encoded by the exons ATGAGCTCAAATGATCATGCCCACGATATGAGCTTAAATGATCCTGTCCATGATATGAGCTCAACTGATCCTGCCGCGGATCGTGCTGCTGCACGTGACCGTTCTGTGGCTCGGTGGCGCAACGGAGTCTCAGCGCGAATCGCACTGTTTCAGG ACAGCAGGTCGGCTTTCTCTCGCCGCTCTGAACTGCAGGACTCGCTGGATGGATGTGAATGTGAGCAACCAAACTATCAG GTTAGATTTTTGTGGCATATCACTATGAGGAAGCCGACAACCTGGATTGCCAATTACCTCCGCAGG GTTATGTGCACATTGAGAGTTTCTTCTGCTCGTGGCAGCCGTCGTCCACATGCTCCTCCTAAAGTTCCTCCTTGTCACCACGAGTGGATGCCGGTGAGGCCAGCCTTCCCGGACTGGTATG CTATCTTCTCATGCTGCTGCAACAACTTCATAAATTGTGACTTGAGACACCTCCCTGCGGATTACCATCAATACTTACAAGAAAATGAGGTGAAAGTGAGTACAGTTGAAAGCTACCCTATGAATAATGGAGGATGCACCAGCAGGTCAATTAACTCCTCATCCTGCAAATCATGCCTGATCTTAGCTGAACTAAATCTTTGTGATATTAGCGACCACTTTTGTATTTCAAGACAAATCAACACCCAACCACCATCCACGGGTAAAATGTTgcatgttttcttttttcttttgaggaAGAATGTGGTATAA
- the LOC119299661 gene encoding L-type lectin-domain containing receptor kinase VIII.1-like, which yields RTWTRLFVCLSAGWCHQNGVLLLVYDLMPNGSLDRHLFGRPGDAPVLTWEQRYKVAAGVASALNYLHHDYDHVVIHRDMKPSNIMLDAAFNARLGDFGLARALDADKTSYTDRAGLPGTLGYIAPECFHTGGATRELDVFGFGAVVLEIVCGRRNSCCHPAGCSQLLEEAWELHGAGSVLEAVDPRLAGAFDEAEAERLLLLGLACSHPNPGERPTAQAILQILTHSAPPPDVPPSRPAVLVKGDEEMCTSGSSATCSTVMTSSLLR from the coding sequence CGAACATGGAcgcgcttgtttgtttgtttgtctgcagGCTGGTGCCACCAGAACGGCGTGTTGCTGCTGGTGTACGACCTGATGCCCAACGGCAGCCTGGACCGGCACCTCTTCGGCCGCCCCGGCGACGCTCCGGTCCTCACATGGGAGCAGCGCTACAAGGTGGCGGCCGGCGTCGCGTCGGCGCTCAACTACCTTCACCACGACTACGACCACGTGGTGATCCACCGGGACATGAAGCCGTCCAACATCATGCTGGACGCCGCCTTCAACGCCCGCCTCGGCGACTTCGGCCTCGCCCGCGCGCTCGACGCCGACAAGACCTCCTACACCGACCGGGCCGGCCTGCCGGGCACGCTGGGCTACATCGCGCCTGAGTGCTTCCACACCGGCGGGGCCACCCGGGAGTTGGACGTCTTCGGCTTCGGCGCCGTCGTGCTGGAGATCGTCTGCGGCCGCCGGAACTCCTGCTGCCACCCCGCCGGGTGCAGCCAGCTGCTGGAGGAGGCGTGGGAGCTCCATGGCGCGGGGAGCGTCCTCGAGGCCGTCGACCCCAGGCTCGCCGGCGCGTTCGACGAGGCCGAGGCGGAGAGACTTCTGCTGCTGGGCCTCGCGTGCAGCCACCCCAACCCTGGGGAGCGGCCCACGGCGCAGGCCATCCTGCAGATCCTGACGCACTCCGCTCCGCCTCCGGACGTGCCGCCGTCGAGGCCGGCTGTGCTCGTGAAGGGCGACGAGGAGATGTGTACCTCCGGCAGCTCGGCCACCTGCAGCACGGTGATGACCTCGTCGCTGTTGAGATAA
- the LOC119301975 gene encoding uncharacterized protein LOC119301975 isoform X5 produces the protein MSSNDHAHDMSLNDPVHDMSSTDPAADRAAARDRSVARWRNGVSARIALFQDSRSAFSRRSELQDSLDGCECEQPNYQVMCTLRVSSARGSRRPHAPPKVPPCHHEWMPVRPAFPDWYAIFSCCCNNFINCDLRHLPADYHQYLQENEVKVSTVESYPMNNGGCTSRSINSSSCKSCLILAELNLCDISDHFCISRQINTQPPSTGKMLHVFFFLLRKNVV, from the exons ATGAGCTCAAATGATCATGCCCACGATATGAGCTTAAATGATCCTGTCCATGATATGAGCTCAACTGATCCTGCCGCGGATCGTGCTGCTGCACGTGACCGTTCTGTGGCTCGGTGGCGCAACGGAGTCTCAGCGCGAATCGCACTGTTTCAGG ACAGCAGGTCGGCTTTCTCTCGCCGCTCTGAACTGCAGGACTCGCTGGATGGATGTGAATGTGAGCAACCAAACTATCAG GTTATGTGCACATTGAGAGTTTCTTCTGCTCGTGGCAGCCGTCGTCCACATGCTCCTCCTAAAGTTCCTCCTTGTCACCACGAGTGGATGCCGGTGAGGCCAGCCTTCCCGGACTGGTATG CTATCTTCTCATGCTGCTGCAACAACTTCATAAATTGTGACTTGAGACACCTCCCTGCGGATTACCATCAATACTTACAAGAAAATGAGGTGAAAGTGAGTACAGTTGAAAGCTACCCTATGAATAATGGAGGATGCACCAGCAGGTCAATTAACTCCTCATCCTGCAAATCATGCCTGATCTTAGCTGAACTAAATCTTTGTGATATTAGCGACCACTTTTGTATTTCAAGACAAATCAACACCCAACCACCATCCACGGGTAAAATGTTgcatgttttcttttttcttttgaggaAGAATGTGGTATAA
- the LOC119301975 gene encoding uncharacterized protein LOC119301975 isoform X1 encodes MSSNDHAHDMSLNDPVHDMSSTDPAADRAAARDRSVARWRNGVSARIALFQDAFSAGRATSSVPANTLFVGGGYFPVVSAAYSSVRRQQRMRKRKFRKWVSSDSRSAFSRRSELQDSLDGCECEQPNYQVRFLWHITMRKPTTWIANYLRRVMCTLRVSSARGSRRPHAPPKVPPCHHEWMPVRPAFPDWYAIFSCCCNNFINCDLRHLPADYHQYLQENEVKVSTVESYPMNNGGCTSRSINSSSCKSCLILAELNLCDISDHFCISRQINTQPPSTGKMLHVFFFLLRKNVV; translated from the exons ATGAGCTCAAATGATCATGCCCACGATATGAGCTTAAATGATCCTGTCCATGATATGAGCTCAACTGATCCTGCCGCGGATCGTGCTGCTGCACGTGACCGTTCTGTGGCTCGGTGGCGCAACGGAGTCTCAGCGCGAATCGCACTGTTTCAGG ATGCGTTTAGTGCCGGGCGTGCTACTTCCTCTGTCCCTGCAAACACGCTGTTTGTAG GTGGCGGTTACTTCCCGGTTGTCTCAGCTGCTTATAGCAGCGTTAGGCGTCAACAGCGAATGCGAAAGAGAAAGTTCCGTAAATGGGTTTCTTCAG ACAGCAGGTCGGCTTTCTCTCGCCGCTCTGAACTGCAGGACTCGCTGGATGGATGTGAATGTGAGCAACCAAACTATCAG GTTAGATTTTTGTGGCATATCACTATGAGGAAGCCGACAACCTGGATTGCCAATTACCTCCGCAGG GTTATGTGCACATTGAGAGTTTCTTCTGCTCGTGGCAGCCGTCGTCCACATGCTCCTCCTAAAGTTCCTCCTTGTCACCACGAGTGGATGCCGGTGAGGCCAGCCTTCCCGGACTGGTATG CTATCTTCTCATGCTGCTGCAACAACTTCATAAATTGTGACTTGAGACACCTCCCTGCGGATTACCATCAATACTTACAAGAAAATGAGGTGAAAGTGAGTACAGTTGAAAGCTACCCTATGAATAATGGAGGATGCACCAGCAGGTCAATTAACTCCTCATCCTGCAAATCATGCCTGATCTTAGCTGAACTAAATCTTTGTGATATTAGCGACCACTTTTGTATTTCAAGACAAATCAACACCCAACCACCATCCACGGGTAAAATGTTgcatgttttcttttttcttttgaggaAGAATGTGGTATAA
- the LOC119301975 gene encoding uncharacterized protein LOC119301975 isoform X3 produces the protein MSSNDHAHDMSLNDPVHDMSSTDPAADRAAARDRSVARWRNGVSARIALFQDAFSAGRATSSVPANTLFVGGGYFPVVSAAYSSVRRQQRMRKRKFRKWVSSDSRSAFSRRSELQDSLDGCECEQPNYQVRFLWHITMRKPTTWIANYLRRVMCTLRVSSARGSRRPHAPPKVPPCHHEWMPVRPAFPDWYAIFSCCCNNFINCDLRHLPADYHQYLQENEVKVSTVESYPMNNGGCTSSNVKQNFQRFKHAMLGLRSFTSRELLN, from the exons ATGAGCTCAAATGATCATGCCCACGATATGAGCTTAAATGATCCTGTCCATGATATGAGCTCAACTGATCCTGCCGCGGATCGTGCTGCTGCACGTGACCGTTCTGTGGCTCGGTGGCGCAACGGAGTCTCAGCGCGAATCGCACTGTTTCAGG ATGCGTTTAGTGCCGGGCGTGCTACTTCCTCTGTCCCTGCAAACACGCTGTTTGTAG GTGGCGGTTACTTCCCGGTTGTCTCAGCTGCTTATAGCAGCGTTAGGCGTCAACAGCGAATGCGAAAGAGAAAGTTCCGTAAATGGGTTTCTTCAG ACAGCAGGTCGGCTTTCTCTCGCCGCTCTGAACTGCAGGACTCGCTGGATGGATGTGAATGTGAGCAACCAAACTATCAG GTTAGATTTTTGTGGCATATCACTATGAGGAAGCCGACAACCTGGATTGCCAATTACCTCCGCAGG GTTATGTGCACATTGAGAGTTTCTTCTGCTCGTGGCAGCCGTCGTCCACATGCTCCTCCTAAAGTTCCTCCTTGTCACCACGAGTGGATGCCGGTGAGGCCAGCCTTCCCGGACTGGTATG CTATCTTCTCATGCTGCTGCAACAACTTCATAAATTGTGACTTGAGACACCTCCCTGCGGATTACCATCAATACTTACAAGAAAATGAGGTGAAAGTGAGTACAGTTGAAAGCTACCCTATGAATAATGGAGGATGCACCAGCAG CAATGTGAAGCAAAATTTTCAGAGATTCAAGCATGCAA TGCTTGGTTTGAGAAGCTTCACAAGCAGAGAGTTGCTGAATTGA